One Streptomyces sp. 840.1 genomic window, ACCGCCTCGGTGAGTTCGGTGATCCACTGGTCCACGGATCCGCCGAGCCAGCGGCCGGACGGATCGCGGGGCACGCCGACCGCCGAGTCGGTGATGCGCGCGGGCAGGTTGAAGACGGTGGCGATGTCCGCCGGATCGCGCCCGGCGGCGCGGGCGGCCTCGTCGATGAGGGGCCGCGAGGACCGGTAGCGGTCGCTGTGCCAGTCCGCCGCGTTGCCGGGTATCCAGCCGTCGGCAGACCGCCCCGTGACGGCGAGGGACTTGGGGCCCACGGAGCCCGTCCAGATCAGCGGCGCCGGGACCGGTGCCGGATCGAGTGCGGCGATCCTGGTGAACTCGCCGTCCAGGCTTACCGGCGCCCCGCCGCCGGACAGCGCCCGGACCAGGCCGACGGCCTCCTCCAGGGCGCGTACGGCGGCGCCCAGATCGAGCCGGGTGGCGCCGAAGCGCTCGATGTCGTCCCAGTACCCGCCCGCCCCGAGGCCGAGCACGACCCGCCCGCCGGAGAGCGCGGACAGCGTCGACAGGGTGCGGGCCAGCAGGGGGACCGGCCGGGTCGGCAGATTGGTGACGGTCGTGACGCCCGTGATGTTCCGGGTCCGGCCGAGCAGCAGCGCGAGGGTGCTGTAGGCCTCCAGGCGGTCGCCGTAGTACGGGTGGTCGGACACGGCGAAGAAGTCGAGCCCCTCCCGGTCGGCGTACTCGACCCTGCGCACGACCTCCGGCGCGTCGGTCACCGCGACGCCGGGGCCGATTCCGAACCACAGTTTCCTCGCAGGCCGTTCTGGCATGGCTGGTGCCCTTTCCTTGTACTGGTTCACGGGCCTTGTACTGATCACGGGCCTTGTGCTGATC contains:
- a CDS encoding LLM class flavin-dependent oxidoreductase, which encodes MPERPARKLWFGIGPGVAVTDAPEVVRRVEYADREGLDFFAVSDHPYYGDRLEAYSTLALLLGRTRNITGVTTVTNLPTRPVPLLARTLSTLSALSGGRVVLGLGAGGYWDDIERFGATRLDLGAAVRALEEAVGLVRALSGGGAPVSLDGEFTRIAALDPAPVPAPLIWTGSVGPKSLAVTGRSADGWIPGNAADWHSDRYRSSRPLIDEAARAAGRDPADIATVFNLPARITDSAVGVPRDPSGRWLGGSVDQWITELTEAVLEHGASGFVYFSSGDPSGQTGLRRWAEEIVPAVREAVAKV